The stretch of DNA CATGCTGTTAAAGCGCGCCAATGCGTTCTGTACACTGGCATCTTTTTGCGGCGCTTCATTGCAATTCAACATGAATAAGGGTACAAGGGCAGAAAAACTTCCTATGACAGCGATACTTTGCACGGCATCTTCACACAACACAGGATCGCAGACATAACTTTCCAGTTCTTTCAGGCTTTTGGCATCACCACAAACACGCAGTTGCGCCATGAAAAAACGGGATACCTCCGGATTATCTGCATTATGCAGGGCTTTTTCCAGACAGCGAGCCACACGGTCGCGTTGAACTTCCCGCCCCGGCAAAACAACATGTTTGACCAACCCATAAATAGCGAATTGTGCTTCAGCATCAGGGACTTGGTTCGGGGGAAGGATCCGGTCGCACAAGGATGTTAAGAGTGTGTCCGATTCTTCGGCAAGTTGGGCAAATAACGCATCTGCTTCTGTCGGCGTTTCCGGCGGCATGGATTGCAAATATTCATCCAAACTCAAAGCATAGGCCGTGGACAAACTCACCGTGAAGGAGGTCAACGTCAAAACAAATAGAAAACGAACTGCTGATGAATAGCGCATGAAAAGCATTCTCCCTTTTTAAGTCATCGTTGGTATTATAGGTGCCTCGGCGCGCGCATGGGCTGATTGATGAGCCGATTTGCAGCATCATCGTCAATGAACTGCTCAGCCACGGGATCATATTGGAGGCTGCGCCCCAATCGCACGGCAATAATTCCCAAGTTTACGAGTGTGCAGGATCGGTGTCCATTGGCTTCATTGAGCGGGAACTTGCGCCGATCTTTGACTGCCCGATAAAAATCAGGTTCTTGATAATCCGGCTCGGGCAAGGAGGCGAGCAGTTTTTCAAAGCCGGGCAGCGTGCACCGCATGTCTTTATATAATTTACCTTCAGGCCCGGAAATAAAAGGGATATCTCCGGTGGCTTCTGCATCCAAAATAATTTTGCAGCCGTCTGCATAGGTCATCTCAATTCGGCGCCATGAACTTGCCGCGTCAGGGTGCTGTAAGGGCGCATCAACACTCACGCTTATAGGGCTTGTATCATCCTTTTCGAGTAAGTATTGAACAGGATCCAAGTAATGCTGTCCCATATCGCCAAGACCACCGCCGTCATAATCCCAGTAGCCACGGAAGGTTCCATGTACACGATGGGGATGATAGGGCTTGTAGGGCGCCGGCCCCAGCCACAAATCATAGTCCAGTTCTTCCGGCACCGCTTCTTCAACCAAATCGGTGCGGCCGCTCCACTGGAATTTCCAGTCGAAACCCGTTCCGGGGCCCACTGTTACGGTAAGAGGCCAACCAAGCAACCGATTTTGAACGACTTTTTTAATCGGTTGAACGGGAGCATTAAAGCCGTAGAATTTATCTCGGAAGCGAAACCATGTGTTTAGACGAAAGATGCTGCCATGGCGCTGCACCGCTTCGGCTACGCGTCGGCCTTCACCAATGGTACGGGTCATGGGCTTTTCGCACCACACATCTTTTCCCGCTTTCACTGCCTCAGCGCTCATGATTCCGTGCCAGTGCGGCGGCGTGGCAATATGCACCACATCAACATCGTCCCGCGCCAACACTTCGCGAAAATCGCGGTAACCGTCAACGCCGGCTTCCAGCCGCTCCAGCACACTTTGCAAGTGATTTTGATCTACATCACATACAGCAATCGTTCTTGCGCCGGGGTAGCCGAGATGGCCATGTCCCATCCCTCCCACACCGATAACAGCACGGGTAATCTCTACGCTGGGCGCCGTAAATTGGGCACCCCCCAAAACATGACGGTGTACTATGGCAAAGACTGCTGCCGATTTCCCGGCGGTTTTCAAAAAATTCCGTCGTGATACAGTACGCTTCTGAGGCATACTTATCCTCCCTTCCGAAACAGTAAAAAAAACGGCTAATCCGTTAGATCCTTGGGCAAGAAACTTTAATTATGCTTCAGGGGCGTCTTCCGTTGTTTTTTCCGGTTCTTCTTTTTTGTCTTCGTTTATGGCTGACTTAAATTCGGAGATAGCGGTACCGAGAGATTTTCCTACACCCGACAGCTTTCCGCCACCGAATAGCACCAAAACGATTAGGAAAATAATTACTAATTCTCCAATTCCGGGGGTCCACATATTACGATACTCCTGAATAGTTAACGTTAGAACATGCCCGATTCCGAGACATGTTTATCTCGGGACAGGCTATGCAAGATTTTTAATGTATCCTCTGTATGTTTTTGATCCATCTACAGCGCATGAATAGCCACTTGCAGTATACTCTTTTCTAGGTTTTTTTTCAAACATAGACAGGAAACATGGGCTCTGTTTATTCTGCTCCGATAAGTCAAACTGTGAGATCAGACCGACAGGCTAGAGTAGGGGTTTCACAAATTCTTCCAACATTTCCAAAGTGATTAAGCCTTCCTGACTATGAACGAGCCTGCCTTTTCGATCATAAATCAAGCTTACCGGCAACGCGCCTGTTATGGGCGTTTTCACCGCTTGTGATACCAAATCCACATCCCGATCTGTTAGAACACGTATGGCATAGGGTATATTGTTTTTCGCAATAAAAGGTTTAATCAGACTTTCAAGGGTATCGGGATCGTCAAGGGAAACGCCATAAATCGTGACACCCCTGCCTTTGTATTGCTCGTAAAACGATGACAATGCAGGCAATTCTTCTACACAAGGGAGGCACCAACTTGCCCAAAAATTGAGCACGAGCACCTTTCCTTTTTCTGACTGAATGGCGGCGGCAATTTCTGCAGCGCCGGTCAAATCAACGGTCTGAGCTTCCCAGACTACGGTCGGCCCGGCTTTACATCCAACTATAGCGACAACAAAGAACAGTCCTATAAAAAGTATTGTAGTTTTTTTTAGCAAAATAAATCTCTCTCAGCACGCTTACTTTCTTTTAATGGTGCATCCCCTTGATTTGACCTCGGCAGGGTCAGCCGCTTCACCGGCCAATGCTGCTTTAATTGCATTTTCTGTATAGGCATGGGCGCCTTTTTCGTCCGGCTGCTTCCGATCATCAAAAGCTCCGTGATAAACGAGCTTTCCAGCCTTATCGAGAATATAGATTTCCGGTGTCGTCACCGCCCCCAGCACATCAGCGTAAACATTATCTACATCTTTAAGCATCGGAAAATTCAACTCAATACTTTCCGTAAAGGCACGAATCTCATCGACTGTCTTTGTTGCGTGAGAATCAATACCCAAAAAGACAACCCCTTCATCCGCATAGCGGTTTTGAAGTTCAATCAAATCGGGATTCGCTCCGACAGACCAGGGACATTCAATATTCGACATTTCCAACACCACCACATTTCCCGCATAGCCCCTTAGTGTATGGGTCTCTCCTTGTAAATCTTTCAACGAAAAATCGGGTAAGGCTTCTCCAATCGACACGTTTGAATGACTTGCGGGCGCGGAACAGCCGCCGCCAAATAAAGGAACAAGAGCCAGAACAAAGAGAGTGGTAAAAAATAAAAGTTTTTCTTTCATGAAACACCCTTTCGCAGGGATCCCGCCCACAAAAGAATATCAAAATGATGGGCAAGTATCCCCTCAATACAACCATGGTTATCCTATTTGCTGTCTAATTATAGCACATCACAATAGATATGGCTTAAGAGATTGGGTCTTCAGATTTGTTTTTTTTGACGGGGCGCCCAAGGAAAGAGGGGTGGTTAAAACCGGCGGAGCGTGTTCCAAATCGCTTCCGGATGGAGCGAACAAACTAAAGCAAGCTCTACAATAGGTCCACACCAACATTGCACGCAGCCCCGGGGCGGCTTGGTTTGCAGAAACTGTTCGGTTAGTGAATTATTAGGGGCATCCGTTGCTTTGAGGAATCGGGCGACTTCGCATTGGTGACAGGAAATCATCGTACCGTCCGGTTCAACACTCACCATAAGCCGCCCGGCAAGACATCGAATCGCACGATCGTCAGGCCATTGCATGAGGTGGCGCAGTCCCGCTTTTGAATTGGCTACGGGCAAGCCTGCTTTCTTTAGCTGCATCAAGTGCTTGATCGTTTCGCGATAGGCGTCGACAGGCGGCGCGAAGGGGTTGGGCTTTGTCGATGAATCCAGCCATTGCGTTGCCGGTTGAAACATCATCCATGCGCCCTGCTCTTTGGCAAGCAGGAGCGTTTCTTCCACACAATTCAAATTGTGGTTTGCCAACACACACTGAAAGGAGAAAGGAAGCGCCGCTTTTTGCAGACTTTCTGCGGCGCGCAGGGTAGCGTCAAAGGCACCCGCGCCCCGTATGGTGTCATGGATTTGTTGCGGACCGTCCAAACTTAAATTGATGTTATCGACGCGCCGCAGTTCGTCAATACGTTCCGGAATAAAAGAGCCGTTGCTGCTGAGGAAGACTTGAAATCTGCGTTGTTTAGCATAATCGATCAGTTCTCCCAGGTCACGGCGTAGTAAGGGTTCCCCGCCGCCAAAGGTCACCCATCGACCGCCAAGGCGATAAAGCTGATCCAGCCCCGTTTTAATTTCTTCCGTGCTGCTTTCCCGTCGGGGCGCATCTGCTGCGCCGCAATAGGCACATCGCAAATTGCAGCGAAAGGTGAGGTTCCAAGATATAAAAAGCGGCGTTCGCCCGATCCCTGTCACACCGCGCACTAACGCAAACAAGGAGGCAAAACCGTAACGCACCAAAGTAATATAGGACGAGGCCATAAATTTTCGATCTTTTTGGGGGTTAAATCCGGAGGCATAGATTTGAGCCGACAACAGGTCAATACTTTCTTCACCTATAGTGTATATGAAAAGAGACTGATAACGCACTTGCACGAAACGATTTTACCGGCACACTGTTATTTTTATAGCATATTTTTTTTTCAGATTGATCGTATTACCACGCTATTATTTTTTCTCGGTTAAGGGAAGAAAGGCTTTCTTTTACCGATCCTTTCCAAAAATCAGGTACAGTATTCAATAAAATCCGTCGACATGTAAAGAATATAAATAAGTCCGATTTGTTATTTTATAATCACAGATCAACTACGGAACCATAATTCATGAAACGCAGAAATACAATTCCCGTTCAAATTGGTACGGTGCGTATGGGCGGCGATGCAGCTATTGTTGTGCAAGCCATGACGAACACGGACAGTTCGGATATTGAAGCAACAACCCAACAATGTGCCGCTCTTGCAGAGGCCGGCGCAGAAATGCTCCGCATCACCGTCAATACGCCGCGCGCAGCAGCAGCGGTCCCTGAAATCAAAGCGCGCCTGTTGGATGCAGGCGTAACAGCGCCGCTTATCGGCGATTTTCATTATAATGGTCATAAATTGTTGCAGGATTATCCTGATTGTGCTGAGGCGCTGCAAAAGTACCGTATCAATCCGGGAAATGTGGGGATGGGCAAAGAGAAGGAACAGCATTTTGCTGCCATTTGCCGCATCGCCCGAGATCTGGATAAAGCCTTGCGTATCGGAGTCAATGCAGGCTCCTTGGATGGTGATCTGTTGGGATCTATGCTCAAAGAAAATGACGATCAAGCTCATCCCTCCCCTCCCGCTTCCGTGATAAATCGCTGCATGGTATTGTCAACATTGCAAGCTACAGAACAGGCGCTTGCTCTGGGTGTCCGGGAAGATCGCATCGTGCTTTCCTGTAAAAGCAGCCAGCCCGTTGACCTGATTGCCGTTTATCGTGAACTGGCAACACAAACGCGGCAAGCGCTGCACCTGGGGCTGACAGAAGCGGGGCTGGGTATGAAGGGCCTGATCTGGAGTTCCGCGGCTATGGGCGTTTTATTGGAAGAAGGGATCGGCGATACCATCCGCGTATCGTTGACACCCATGCCCGGCGGCGATCGCTGCGAGGAGGTATACGCTGCGCAGCAGCTGCTGCAGTCGCTGTCATTGCGCCAATTTGCGCCAACAGTGACCGCGTGCCCGGGGTGCGGCCGCACTGCGAGCGATGATTTTCAACGCCTTGCTGCTGATACGGAAGCATACATCCGCCGGCGATTGCCGCAGTGGCGCCTAGCCCACCCGGGCATTGAAAGCCTGCGCATTGCCGTGATGGGCTGTATTGTGAATGGTCCGGGGGAATCTCGAGCCGCGCACATCGGTATCAGCCTGCCCGGCAATAATGAGCATCCCCTCTGTCCCATCTATTGCGACGGAGAGAAGACCGCCGTTTTAAAAGGAAGCTACGAAGAGATCACACAGGATTTTTTAGCGATTCTGGAATCTTATGTGGAAACACGTTTTCCATCGAAGCCGAAGCGTGAATCTCCGGAGAAATGAGTCAAGGAGGGATACGTCTTAATCAGGCTCTGACGGGTTATCTTCCGCTTCTTTTTCATCAGCTTTTTTCAGGATCTTTTTAAATTCTTCCGTCAAGAAATTCTCCCGAAACAAATCACGCTGCTCTATTTTGTATTTAAGTTTGGTAAAGCGATAATCCAATAAAGCGGTATAGAGTGCAACGAGCAATAACAGAATACAAACGAACCAATAAAAGACGATCGCAATTTTGCTGATGCCCGGGTAGAGGATTATGTTCCTGAAAGTGACCAAAGCATAACTAACAAAAAGACTTACAAGCCCCATAATACGCCATTTTGCTTGTAATTTCATGGTATCACCTCGCTGCCGCCGTGCACTTCATGAAGGCATAATCCTTTAGCGGTTCCTTTTTTATTCGTAACTTGACAAGGTGCGATCTCTATAAAAGCAGATCTATTCTAACAAAAGACGTCAACAAAATCACGAACAAAAGGGAAGCCGTCGGTTCATGTAAGATTTTCCAGACGGCTTTGAACTTTACCAATTTGAATTTGGCAAATGGCGAGTGCCAGGGCATCGGCGGCATCATCGGGACGCGGCACAGCGTCAAGATTCAATAGACGGCGCACCATCTCCTGAAGCTGTGCCTTATCGGCACGCCCATAGCCCGTTACCGCGCTTTTCATTTCTGTGGGGCTAAATTCGCCGACCGGACAGTCCGCTTGTGCCGCAGCCAGCAGCAATACGCCACGGGCCTGCGCCACAAAAATCCCTGTGGAAACATTTTGCTTGAAATAGATGCGTTCCACAGCGACCGTGTGGGGCTGATATTTTTCGATCAACGCAAAGGCCTTGGTATACAGCTGCCGTAAGCGAAGGGGCATGGCATCGGATGAGGAAGTTCGGATGACACCGTGATCCAAGTGGGACAGGCGATTTCCTTTCCCCCGCACCACCCCAAAACCGGTAACCGCGCTGCCGGGATCGAAACCGACGACCAACATTTATTCTTCCATTGCGGCGTTCATCGCATCTTCGCTGGCATTCATATTGGATACGAGATCTTGCACGTCGTCAAGATCTTCCAACTCCTCAAGCAAGCGCAACAAGGATGACAGCGTCTTTCCTTCCACATCAATGGTAGTTTTCGCATCCATGGTCAGTT from Candidatus Hydrogenedentota bacterium encodes:
- a CDS encoding Gfo/Idh/MocA family oxidoreductase codes for the protein MPQKRTVSRRNFLKTAGKSAAVFAIVHRHVLGGAQFTAPSVEITRAVIGVGGMGHGHLGYPGARTIAVCDVDQNHLQSVLERLEAGVDGYRDFREVLARDDVDVVHIATPPHWHGIMSAEAVKAGKDVWCEKPMTRTIGEGRRVAEAVQRHGSIFRLNTWFRFRDKFYGFNAPVQPIKKVVQNRLLGWPLTVTVGPGTGFDWKFQWSGRTDLVEEAVPEELDYDLWLGPAPYKPYHPHRVHGTFRGYWDYDGGGLGDMGQHYLDPVQYLLEKDDTSPISVSVDAPLQHPDAASSWRRIEMTYADGCKIILDAEATGDIPFISGPEGKLYKDMRCTLPGFEKLLASLPEPDYQEPDFYRAVKDRRKFPLNEANGHRSCTLVNLGIIAVRLGRSLQYDPVAEQFIDDDAANRLINQPMRAPRHL
- a CDS encoding twin-arginine translocase TatA/TatE family subunit, which translates into the protein MWTPGIGELVIIFLIVLVLFGGGKLSGVGKSLGTAISEFKSAINEDKKEEPEKTTEDAPEA
- a CDS encoding redoxin domain-containing protein codes for the protein MLKKTTILFIGLFFVVAIVGCKAGPTVVWEAQTVDLTGAAEIAAAIQSEKGKVLVLNFWASWCLPCVEELPALSSFYEQYKGRGVTIYGVSLDDPDTLESLIKPFIAKNNIPYAIRVLTDRDVDLVSQAVKTPITGALPVSLIYDRKGRLVHSQEGLITLEMLEEFVKPLL
- a CDS encoding redoxin domain-containing protein, whose product is MKEKLLFFTTLFVLALVPLFGGGCSAPASHSNVSIGEALPDFSLKDLQGETHTLRGYAGNVVVLEMSNIECPWSVGANPDLIELQNRYADEGVVFLGIDSHATKTVDEIRAFTESIELNFPMLKDVDNVYADVLGAVTTPEIYILDKAGKLVYHGAFDDRKQPDEKGAHAYTENAIKAALAGEAADPAEVKSRGCTIKRK
- a CDS encoding radical SAM protein, coding for MASSYITLVRYGFASLFALVRGVTGIGRTPLFISWNLTFRCNLRCAYCGAADAPRRESSTEEIKTGLDQLYRLGGRWVTFGGGEPLLRRDLGELIDYAKQRRFQVFLSSNGSFIPERIDELRRVDNINLSLDGPQQIHDTIRGAGAFDATLRAAESLQKAALPFSFQCVLANHNLNCVEETLLLAKEQGAWMMFQPATQWLDSSTKPNPFAPPVDAYRETIKHLMQLKKAGLPVANSKAGLRHLMQWPDDRAIRCLAGRLMVSVEPDGTMISCHQCEVARFLKATDAPNNSLTEQFLQTKPPRGCVQCWCGPIVELALVCSLHPEAIWNTLRRF
- the ispG gene encoding flavodoxin-dependent (E)-4-hydroxy-3-methylbut-2-enyl-diphosphate synthase, which produces MKRRNTIPVQIGTVRMGGDAAIVVQAMTNTDSSDIEATTQQCAALAEAGAEMLRITVNTPRAAAAVPEIKARLLDAGVTAPLIGDFHYNGHKLLQDYPDCAEALQKYRINPGNVGMGKEKEQHFAAICRIARDLDKALRIGVNAGSLDGDLLGSMLKENDDQAHPSPPASVINRCMVLSTLQATEQALALGVREDRIVLSCKSSQPVDLIAVYRELATQTRQALHLGLTEAGLGMKGLIWSSAAMGVLLEEGIGDTIRVSLTPMPGGDRCEEVYAAQQLLQSLSLRQFAPTVTACPGCGRTASDDFQRLAADTEAYIRRRLPQWRLAHPGIESLRIAVMGCIVNGPGESRAAHIGISLPGNNEHPLCPIYCDGEKTAVLKGSYEEITQDFLAILESYVETRFPSKPKRESPEK
- the ruvC gene encoding crossover junction endodeoxyribonuclease RuvC; this translates as MLVVGFDPGSAVTGFGVVRGKGNRLSHLDHGVIRTSSSDAMPLRLRQLYTKAFALIEKYQPHTVAVERIYFKQNVSTGIFVAQARGVLLLAAAQADCPVGEFSPTEMKSAVTGYGRADKAQLQEMVRRLLNLDAVPRPDDAADALALAICQIQIGKVQSRLENLT